The following nucleotide sequence is from Hylaeus volcanicus isolate JK05 chromosome 3, UHH_iyHylVolc1.0_haploid, whole genome shotgun sequence.
TTTCATTAACATTGTAGCCTATATACAAAAGTACATTGTGTATTGTGACTAATTTTTTCTGCTTAATTATAGTACCTATCAAtcatgtcagaaaaaaatttggtAATCGATATTAAATCTTTGGAGGACATGCCTGTTAATCAAACTAccatgtattaattattattaattagagGGAAAATATGCAATTCATCaatataattagtttgaaTTCTcttctaataattaatactaaaaataGTAGCAAAAGCGTTGTTAacaattgattaattttaaaaagaacttCGTCtaacacgaataaaatttctttacttcGTAGCTCTAATgtcaaaagtaaaatatttctccaaAATAGAAATCGAATTTGTTTGAGCaccaatataaaaatactttgtgCAGAAAGACAATTGTTGTTCgttcatattaaaatacaaaagtgaAAGTAAATATCAGGTCACTGTTAAATTCTAGAACTGCATCAACGTTatttaaacatgaaatattttgtatcgacaaacgattgaaaatatttgttgccTCGAGTTATCTTACGGCGATACCATGCTACGAAAACATTATTGATAGTGACGTGAAGATTTCAcagcaatttaaataacaatcaCGATTATCCTTTGTATTAATCTGATCAAGATTCGGATATGTTTCGACCAGGTGACACATTGTGCCAATTTCCGGCAATTAGTGCAATACCTGCGTCGATAAATCATCGTAACTAGACTCATTCAAGAAGCATTTGTACACGATTCTATGATTCATTTCGGTCCTTATCGGTGTACGATAAGGAACTTTGTTTGCAAAGCGATATGACGCCCTTCTCCATGTAGGTACGGTATTGCGATATGAGCGTGCTACATCTTGCTAGAGTCAATTTTTCctaacaatttattcgagcTAAAATGTCAACATTATCAGAAATTAACACGTACGTCTGCTTCTAAGATTCCTATTACGTTTGATTTCCGGAAATATCAGGTGTTAATCTGTAAAAGTATGTCGTGCCACGTTTACCCTTTGTATTGACCCTCTATTGAACATGATAATGATATGTTTGCTTTAGAAAGCcacagaattaatatatacgtCTCGCACAATTTACGTTATAGAGGGTTTGAGAGAACTATATCTCatctggaaatattaaaagctaaaaataatagattcgaGTTAGAAATGTGATGTTTGATTTCCAATGTTTCTCGTTCGTCACTCTACTCTTATTTAACTTTTCAggttattaatttcattatccTGATCCTGTACCGAGTAGGATACAATGGGGAATTCCTGGGAGTCGGAGGAACATGGAATTTGAACGAAGACAAAAATCCAGACGCAGAAATCGTTGCTTCTGGCGTTTTGGTGGGATTCTTCATCTACACCAGCGTAGTTCTCATCAGTTACTGCTTTGGGGTCCTGAACCATAAGAAAACACTTGTTGTAAGacgaaattttgaattatttatatacaaacttttattcgaatttttctaaaatgcaAATCTCCATTAACAACGCTGCCGTGCAACGTTTCGATTACTGCAACCTTGTTTTTTAATGCATGTAATTCATGCATAACGTATATTTGACATAATTGCAGTGTTGACTGTAtctgtctcgtttcttttagATGTCCAAAAATATGATCCTTTGAGTTACtactaacaaaaataataattaatatttaattacaattttgttgaacgtaatttttatttatgaaatcgatagaaaaaattgtatgtaaattatcAGTATTTGCAGAgcacaatatttcattaattgaataaaaaatttatgtaccGGTaccgaatattaatttttgacgACTTCTAAAAAAGCGTTATTTTTcaggaaattttaatgaactTCGTTGGAACCTTTATGTTTATTGCTGTGGGTGGTACGGCGCTTCACTATTGGCACGGTTACCAATCAGAACATAAATTCGATGCCATCGTTCAGGAAAGACAGGTAATAAAAGATCGCTAGTGTGAAACGTGTGATCGTCAAGAAACGATAAGATTAAAAGGGCTTAAAGAAAACTAAAGTTATGAAGCTTGCAATCTAAGAGTTCGATATAACTGTGTAGATTATTCTCCTCTTTGGTAACATTtcgatttgattttatttcacgttcgTACATTTGTATTCTACATAGCTTGTACCAGTTGCATtaaatctatttaatttttcaggcGGGTCTAGCTGTTGGATCATTATGTGTCATCGAAGGTGTCGCATACCTCGTGGATCTGATACTGAGCTTTCTGCATTTCGCGAAAGCCCGCGATGAGTATTAGAATAGTCACGTAACGCTTAAGTATCATCTCGTCACGCCTGATTCCAAACAGTGAAGTCTACATCACGAACAGGAATTGATAGTAAAACCTTTCGTTATTGCATTGACAATTCTTTTAAAGCATTCTTCGTGTGTATGTAGCAACTCATCCAGTGGTAGACAACGAAATGTTAGTTAATTAATGATTATCGGAGTCCAAGTCATGGTTTATACAATTGTTCAATTTCTCAGCTTAAAGTAAACTGTTCATTTTAAATGACATAAACCTTCACGAACACATTCTGACGTGTTCGTAACGCTATTAACAAGCAACTCGTGCGACACATGTAACGACACACGATACAACATTTTCTAGTTGTATTATCAGTAAGATGTATTACTAAATAtaggaattaataaataatttttatatcgttatcATCATATTTTCCTTATGTACGATACACAAACTTCTcataaacgttttttttttacacttcACTTGACTCTTCAAGCACCAAATGTATCcactttgaaaacaatttgaacgataaactttcaattttaatattttaaatttgtactGTTTTGCCTCCATTAAGAACTCATACCTGATCATCGAGAAGTATTATCGATTTGAAACAAATGCAAACAATCTGTCGATCATTTCATGGTGTACATGCACGTTAATTTTACGATATCAAGAAGATCGttcagaatattaataatattaataatattaagaagaactttaaagtaaaatataaacaagtttGAAGTGCAAGAATGGGTCGAGCATGCATAGAGCTCTGGACAAACGTCCACTACGTTTTAAAGTTTATAGTAGTTGTaagttgaattttattaaattgatacATCATTGAAagcaatataattaataaagttccTTTTCTTTTAGTGCCTCATGGTGCTCGTGGAATTTTTAGTCTTCGATGTGACCACGAAACAATACTATCGTTACGCTTATTTAGAAGGATATTACTTGATCgctctttcatatttagtAATCGTTTTGTATGGGTACACCTGGTTCGACTCAACTCCGATTCTGGTAATTGAatcttacaatttcacattaaAACTTATATTTTGATCGATCTTTTGTTCTGTTTCTAGCTTTTTTGATCTGTCAAACAGTTAGTATAATATACTGAAAAAGTATGAGAGTACTTGGAGGAatcatattgaaaatttttttttttttttttttaaatcatttgaCTATCTCAATGTTATCGTCATTTCTTATAAACGTTTCAACTTGTGAATTGAGTAATTCAGACTTACAGTTACTATCATTAGAATgcaaatttgtacaattaaaaGATTACATGTGTAAAACATCACGTTGAATAGTTTTTCCAAGGAAAAACTACATTGTGATAACAGTCttttataaactttttattgaagaaaattatacgtacatacacataaaattaattatcgttaatttaacattgaatgaaacttgtaaaatatatagtatatagtaaCTAAATAttgaactttaattaaatttcgtcgtatgcacaattttcttcataattttaatatatatttcatataaaattgttgttttaattgattttgttttttctatcCAGGAAACTTTAATAGTGGGTGCATCGATAGTTATGATGATCTTTACGATTATTTCTTACGTCCGCTACGACGAATCGATGTACATAGTACATAGTAAGTTTACTATAATCCAttgaatttacaattgtaagaTATTAATGCATTAATAACATCGGCTTTTTAGGGTACGAGCATTACAAATATGTAGTTTTCATTGTAATGACCCTGGGTAAGTACATATACCCGTTGCTATTTACTTTTACGCCGGTATAAACTGTGTCAAACAATGGCGAACTCCTCTATTTCCATTCTCCTTTAACAGTGGCGCTCGTACTACTCATCATCGACTTCATTCTGCTTATAATGCAAGCCTTAGGAAAGAGCCCAGGCTTCATGAAAAGTTCAGGCAGATCGAGGCAAACCGTAGgcgattaaaatttccaattgaAACGACGagaatgataatattaaaatgtatcttctgcatttcgaaataaactaaacaaataatttaagccaatgcgataaaaaaaataataataacttctTGTAATTGcaagaataatatataatgttcAACGAATGAGTGAAAGTATCACTTTTCAACCTAATCGATATATTGTATGGCCGAAAATTGCAAAGATCATCGGCGATATTCGGCCATTTGCCTTTCGAAACTCGAGGCAGTTGATGATTAGATCAATAAACATGTTCGAATTTGCACGTCGGCTTCTGAGAGACTTCAGCTTCCTCTTGAAAGTCCTGGAGCTGGTAAAATAAATCCTCTTATCATAGTTGCGCGTATTTTCACAATTTCATAACTGTTTGTTGGTCGTTTAGATTATAGCTGTCATTTGCCTCAGGGAACTCTCGAAATATAGCGAGTATCTGATACCAAGATGGCTCTGGATTATTTATTGCATCGACTCGTCGACGTACTCTATCATCTATTTTTCTATCGCGATGACACATGTGTTTGAGAAGCCACGCAAACTACCAGTTAGTTTAAACAGAAAGTcacgtatttttaattgtactaACTTGATCTCTTTCCATGCTTGTACACTGTTCAAAATCATTTAGAGGTTCAGCAACTCGAACGAGGTAgtcgatatttttcttattggaTCTACAGCTAGTATTAAAGTTTCCTAGGTAAAAAAGAGTTTATCAATGCAGAATTAAGTATAAAAGAGGTAAAGATCGCTATTTGTTAGTCTCAATATAATTGTCATTTAATACAACGTTTCGACTCACAGGTTCGAGTCATCTTCGCATCTActaaatacaaattgtttaaattataaatttctatatgtACAAGAATACGTTGAACATCTTTTCCATGCTAGAATAACCTATTTGACATATTGTTTCGCCTGTTTCTCGTTTTCTAAACGTACTAAGGgcaataagaattttttattatagtaaaacATCATCGATCAAATacgttattttaatattaactcCTGTAGTCGTTTCTCAATTCGATTCTAGGAATTCACGTACTTCTCAATAGGAGTGATCTTCAATTTGATAGGTGGAATAGCAGGGGTTCAAAGGGCTCACGATACAACTTTGGCAGATCACGAAGCAAATCGCAGTGAACTTAAAATTGGGCTCCTGCTGTTAGGTGCGCGCTTAAATGAGTctctttgtaataaataaataatagcctatatttttccaaacgatacatttaataatttttcatttatacaaacTTGACTACGGGTATATCTTAATTACTTCCTCTGagcaatgaattattttatgttttccagcgaatttcataatattattttgcgaAACAACCTACATGGCTTGCGTGGAATACGCGAACATAAGGAAAGCCAACCGAGCGACTGCTGCCACTGTAAACGCAAACGATAATTGAATAAACGTTCTTCATTCATATGCCTTTACTTTCCTCGTACAGTTATAACGAAGATGTCAAGCAACATTTGTAACGCCCATTTACGTTAAATTATGTCTtgcaaaaaattgcacaattcGAGAACTAGCTTAATGTTTAATAGAAACAGGTCCATTTTCCGTATGGTTTAGTATTTTGATCTTCTTACTTAGCGTTTGACTACGATAAGGACCACCAAGTCTGCGAATAATAAACCAGCTGAAAACATCAAAATCGTGTGGTTAAATTTGGCGTTGCATTTGTAACTGGATAAGTGAATTGTCGTTGTTATGTCATCATCTCCGGGCgcattaaatttttgttccgTTACCTAATGCGAAAGGCATAATGCAAAGTGTCGACGACTCCAAAATACCATTGATTAACATGAGAACGGTGTACATTCCGAGAGCCAGAACTTCCTGTAAAGTTAGTCACGTGGTTAGTTCCAGTAGTGAAattaaacagaataaaatacagcTCCAGAAAAAATGAgagaataaataagaaataagggagttaaataaaaaatgtagttttcatagtcaatataatttgtgtgacttaaataaatcataacaATTAGAAACTTCTTTATACAAacttgaagaaaatataatatacaaggTCAAGGAAAActacgaaagaaattttcttgtcATAAttgtttgaatgaaaaattaaaactcaaACTGCATAGAAGAACAGTGCGAATAAATTACACTTTACTCATTCATGTTGTTCTTATATATAGTTTTACTAGTATATATCTATGTGGAATTCAACTTTCATACTATTGACTCTATTCTCTTAGATTAATGCGATACACGatttaatagaaaagtaaGAATAAAGCTGCACTAAAGAACAATGTCAAATATCGTAACTATTCAAATCACCAGTGAGGCAGTCGAGGCAATCTAAAGAAACAGGattgaattacataattaaatttacgtcCATACCACCCACACATTCGGTTCCTCGCACACGTAAGATACGACATAGAAAAAAGACAAATATAGCCACCCATGGAAGGAGAGCACCATCAGAAACACAAAACGTTCGgtatagaaaattattccCAGGAGACACAGTACCTAAGTAACATAACCAAACGcaaaaaagaagtttaaaaaGTCTCTAAACATTCTACACATTTTGACCAATGTTAAACTCGCTTACGAATTCGATCAAtctcaaaatgaaattaatatccgTGATGAGTTTACCGGGTcccttcattttttaattgttgccCAACGATCACTTTTATAAAGTTATCCTTCTTTTGGGCAGAAACGGTGACGCGTCAGTCTTATTAATCGATCCaatcgatagaaaataatCGGCATTCTGAACGTTGAAGTATTCAGCATGTTCAGACGTAAaggaaacatttgaaaaaaaaaatgtcactgAGTTGCGTGTTGATCTCGACTATCAAAGATTCTGTAGATATCGCGGGTTCGTCAAATTTGTGTCCACCGAAAAAGAAATGGGAAATGTACTGATACCTTTCCACGGTTGGGGGTTGAGGACGTGGAACGTTGACAAGACATTGTTGATATGGAAAACATTGTCCCTGGTTTGTTTTGGATTGTGGATTtcagttataaaatatttacgtaaatCTGAGGAAAGATTTACTTTATCAGTTTGCAAATTCtttcttataatttcaatattagaTAATTGAGGAGATTTTAAGtattatagaaattaagaaattgtaCTTTAACTGTCGCATAGCAATTTTAGAAAAGAGTCTATCACTTCATAGATTGAtcaaagttaataaattatattttaactgTAAGAACAATTCGAAAAGGAGGACAACACATTTTGAATgatttctatacattttaGCATTTGATATaagaaactttattattaGCCATGAATTTATAGTATATGATTATAAGTTATACttatatactgtatatataaaatatatatataatatatcctgtatatataaaatatccttCACTCTGATGTAGGtaccatataaaatatacagaaatctAGTTTGTATCAAATATGTTTCACtatgaaagtgaaaaatgaatttattaaaagaaatatttaacaatatgtGAATCTGCGACTAATTTTCgctatttattaatacgtttGCAGTCAGCTTGCATAGTTGGCACCGCGGTATACTGCAGCCCACTGGAGTCATATTTGGAACATCCATGTTTTGGAATTCTGGTGCCCACTTTTCTAACTGGTTACATCATTATAAATTCCTCTGACATTTTCGTGCTATTCGCGCAcaaggaatatatttttctcgtgaGTTAAGTGAAAACGTAAGGAATAAATTAGCGCATCAAAAATTCCCTATCGAGAGACGTAAAGTTTAAAAGTATTTGGTATACATTCATTAAGGAAATATGCCTCGCTGCGATTGGCGCAGTCGGTAGCATGATATGTGGCATCTATGAATTGTACAAGTGGATCTTGTGGGTAATTGACACCTTCAGTGATCGTGACGCCGATCATAagtacgttaaaaaaaaaaagaattcgaagtagaaataatcattattattttcttgaaatagtTGATTACACCTGTAACAAACACTCAGGTTGATAATTTGCGACTCGATAGCACTATTGATTATTTGTTAAtctcatttataaattttaaaagtagtCAAAGGAAAATTGTgagaaagatgaaaaaaaaaaaataacaaacaaaaattaaagaaaaatatgtacatgaatggactaaattatttactttacttatttttctttttctgcaagtttaaatttgtataattcttCCTGAATCTAAGAAAGATCAACAATGTTCTTTAGGATCATTACACAGACtcgtttgataaaataatccTCTTTCAGTTTCTCCGAGTTCGTCCTTATGATCACCTTAATAGTTAATTCTGTGTCCATGTTTGCTGTTGTGGTTCATCGTTCTATTCAACAGCGTTCGTCATCAAATGAAAATCAGTAACACATATTCTTTTCAAAGAGATTCATGTAACGTAGCATTAGTAAagcattgtaaataaaaaaaatttagaaaaaattgaagcttTCGACGAagtatgataaaaaaaataaaaaacaattcacTATAAATAGTAGTCAAAGAATTCGATAGTCGGTCGAAAGAAGAGAGCATACACGATACTTAAACGAAGCTATCATGCTTTTTTCCCAATCTACGAGGGAGCAAGCTTGAGGAGGGTCACAAAGCGACCACGATATGCATCAATTAGTCTACTTGACCTCGTAATCATCGTGAATGACCGGTACAATCCCACACCCACGATCCGGATACATAATCACGTTAATTACGAGCGCTGGCGGTAATTTAACCTTTTCAGGCTCGACTTGAAAACCTAGGCTCTTTAACTAACCAGAAAAAAGCGAGTAAAACGTGAtcgtttagaatttttttcattttcaattactgATTATACTTTACATTTGTGTCTTTTCACGGAAGAACGGTAAGATTAACCTAACAAAGAATTTTGAGGTCCTAGATGAACACAAAATctctatattatttgtatattattttgctttcttgagcaacaaatacaaaattaactgttatttaatacaattataagtATTTTATCAGTATGTAAATTGTCATGCTACGTTAAAAATTGGGAAAacaagaaatgtaatttttttcgttacTGTTACTCATAATAAGTGGACACAAAAAGCAAAATCTCTTTTCATAAGAAGTATTACGTGTAAAGTAAAGAATGTAATCATTTGAGAAAGAGTTTGagaacaatgaaataattaaaacatttcgaTGATGACTTGTTTGAAACGGAAAGCAATGTGCTACCATGCGTAGTTCACGGTAGGAAGATCATCGTTGAAGATCAGGCCGCACCTACTGACCCAGTGCACACGTGATCTTTCGTACGCACGTTCATGAATGCGATAGTAGTCACACATCACACTTGTATGAACGAGTATGTTTCGTTACAATACGCGCACGTAGAATTGTTTTTCTGTAACAGGAGTAGCGAAGTGCTTAGGCTGTTACGCAATTAGAAATGATGCTACTACGAGTCGTGCTAGTTAAAATCGCTTATTATACTTTGatagttgttttttttttttttttaatgtgcCATTGGCCTATAGAAGTGATTTCTTAATccattaaataacaaattattggtacttttaaaattaatatttatttgttgtgTACTGTACTCcaaaatactaaatatatttatgattgTTAATAACAAAGATTCTCTGTCTTGATTAATGTTGgacatttcaaaattttcaaaatgatattttcattctctATTGAAGACCTTAAAAAACAGTTGCTACATGTATTCTtacgaaataaagaatacacAATCTTAATGCATTTTagcagaatttaatatttacatttcacagtaattatttgtcaaatttagaattgaatttcacacctttcaagaaaaaaattggttGCAACGACGTAACGCAAATGAAAATCATAGAAGTTTCATATGCAGCAAGTGTGCCCTCATTATTCGTCACGAAATTATACTCTGTACTTATAAACTCATGGTCGATATCGGATATAAGAAGATAGTTTTTTCCGAGGCTGACTTGTACTTGATCCATAATTATCATACGTACAATTACTGACATATTTTTaaccattaaaatatttagactGCGATACGTTTGCGATGTCATGGTCGAAGCGCTACAACTTTCTGTAACATACTTTGTCAATTGTTGTGCAATGAACTAACGTATATAAATTTCTACtcacaatttctttattaacaatttttttattaacgaattaGTACCTACAATTATTGAAGTGAAAATAACCATTCCAATTcaagcaaaattaaattgtactaTCTAAGCATCGTTTCAACAATTcctttcattaattatttcatgcattgttaataaaaataactggcTTGAGTAATTTATAACTCAGAGCAATTACCACCtacatgtttttgttttgaaacaaaattctccAGAGTAATTGTGATCAAACTTTAATACTTCtttaagtataaaaaaatatattttaattctttcgaGTTTAATCACTCCTCCAAAGGAAAAACTAATTGAAAGTCTCGGTATTATGTTTCGTCACAATAGATACAACTGCTCGTGGAAAAATGTCACTCCAcgacaataaatatttgtagaagAAAATACGGCACGTGTGAAAAACGTTACACCGCGTGGAATCAAGGAAGGAACAGCAATCACTTattttgcaacattgttcAACAATAATGGAACTCGAGGACGAGGGTACATGCTATCCCAAAATTGATCATATCCCTTCAGAATTGCTAGACTTTATGAACTTTATGAATACTtactacacccactgtattatCGCGATACAAATTCACttgtatttcgttattttttaattagagtACATATTAGAAATACACAAACACAATATCACACCCAGAATAATTTGAGGCGAGCGAATACTTTGTTTGTCCATAAAAAGAGAATCGGCATGAGGGAAGTTAAGCAAGAAAATTTGTGTCGCTTTTGCGGGTGCTCTCGACTCAATCCTACTTTCGTCCATGCATGTTTAAACAAGACGCCGTGCTGGCCTGTGCTCCAAGGTTTTGCACGTGTATACATCCGCAATACGACCACGCAAATTATACACCGTGAGTCACGTGAGGTCCAACATGTTCCGATGCATGCTTTTCGACGCACCAACAGCACGTGCCCGTGAATTAAATCCCTCGGTCACCTCGCCCTTCGTTCCAGGCTCCAATTACGCGACTTTTTCGAAATCCGCAGCTCGCGTGATTCCGTGAGTTGTTTTGGCTACGTCGGATTTACGTGCATCGAACAAGAAAGGAAGCACGAGTACTGACACGTGAAAAGTTGGGAAGTATAATGAATTGCTTCATGAAGTataatttctcaatttcaaaatattgttttcttttatactaTTTCTCTTGTACTCTCATAGATAAtatctcaatttttaaacattcctCAACGGTCAccgaattacaaaatttctcaAATCTTCTAAACTATCCTACTTTTCCTCAAGAAAGTACATATTTCTATCTCGAGTCTTCTGAATCAAACATCAAAGATGTAATATCGCCTACTACCCACAGTCAATTTTCAAGACATCCCACAACTCTTCCACATAAATTCATATCAACAATTTCTGTTACAGAATGGAACATGAACGAAGAATCCTCGATGACAGTGGATTCACTCTACTGCGGAACAGCGAGTGAGGCGTGACTCGTGGAAGAGGGCGCACGCGACCCTTTTTCGCAAAAATTGCGCGCCAGTGACACAATCGTACCTAAGTGAGTACGACACGGTCATACGGTGAACCTGGCTAACAAAGCCAGCAAACCGCCTGCGCAACTTGCACGTTACGACGTAGGCACGGTCTGTGTCATGCTTGGCGTTCCAGTTTAAGTTGTACCGCGGCACAGTGTGGAACTGCACGGTTTACGCTCGATTCCGCATCGTTCAGCGACGATCAGCGTGATTGACCACCTGTCGCGACACGTCCGCCGCTAGTCGATCCGACGCGATcgtatcgatcgattcgacggAAATTTCGCGTGCTGGTGATTCGCCTCGATTGCAATAACTTTGAATAAAACTTGGTGGCATTCTCTTGGTCGAGAACTTGACAGACAAGTGTCAATAACAAGGTTTTTCGATACGATTCGGTGAACACGTGAGCAGGAAGGATCTTCGGGGATCTAACAGAGTGGCTGCACGTGGACCGTGGCCCGCGATTACGTGGTGGGAAAAGGTGTGTACCGTCGTAACAACAGAAAAATTGGGAAACGTGGGGATCGATATTAATAGGTTTGCGAATATCGAAAGGGGAATTacagatattttcatttttcattaatcaGTAAAGGTAATGTTCAGCTATATAAAGAGACAGGCATATATACAACTTTATATTTGTCTGAGACTATTTTCAAGTAGTTCATGGAAAGTAAacatcgaaaaagaaatatattcaattttaattctatctAAAGGGATCCTTGAAAGTCagaaacgtttatttgaataaatgcTCTAAGTCCGAAagcttgtaatattttaattttttaaggcTATTCTATCAAATtgttacttgaaataatatcaACATAATTAGCAGTTTAAGAGTTATActcttatatattataatttttgaaaatattttattttatacatatatttaattatat
It contains:
- the LOC128874414 gene encoding protein snakeskin, which translates into the protein MVSLETVASIVIKVLKLVINFIILILYRVGYNGEFLGVGGTWNLNEDKNPDAEIVASGVLVGFFIYTSVVLISYCFGVLNHKKTLVEILMNFVGTFMFIAVGGTALHYWHGYQSEHKFDAIVQERQAGLAVGSLCVIEGVAYLVDLILSFLHFAKARDEY
- the LOC128874415 gene encoding uncharacterized protein LOC128874415: MVLVEFLVFDVTTKQYYRYAYLEGYYLIALSYLVIVLYGYTWFDSTPILETLIVGASIVMMIFTIISYVRYDESMYIVHRYEHYKYVVFIVMTLVALVLLIIDFILLIMQALGKSPGFMKSSGRSRQTVGD